A DNA window from Leptolyngbya sp. KIOST-1 contains the following coding sequences:
- a CDS encoding adenylate/guanylate cyclase domain-containing protein encodes MTNASPDSGPSSGAGSGASSGASSGAILVAPVADSTLGPLAALLDMLRATGYEVRQASGEDDTIAAVEADPPDLIVLAVDQFDTAAMRLCHRLKKRPQTRQVAVAVVGQDQALARRLRAFEFGVVDYIDQSLWVEEVAARIKAQVATHRLQRRLRQQAQRAVSAGSATNLLTDLQKALRRQAQLLKAQNQQLQQEMQEREQAQQALRLEQQKSEQLLLNILPRAVVDKLKQLEGSLAERFDDVTILFADIVNFTPLAAQISPLELVNWLNQIFSAFDRLAEQYQLEKIKTIGDAYMVVGGLPLPRLDHAEIVMEMALAMQAAAAHITRNDGQEFQLRIGINTGPVVAGVIGIKKFSYDLWGDAVNIASRMESCGVPGKIQITEATYDRLKHRYAFEEVGQVMVKGHGYLTTYQYVGPGQKA; translated from the coding sequence ATGACCAATGCTTCGCCAGATTCAGGCCCATCCTCCGGCGCAGGTTCCGGCGCAAGTTCCGGCGCAAGTTCCGGCGCAATCTTAGTGGCTCCAGTGGCCGATAGCACCCTGGGGCCCCTGGCGGCCCTGCTGGATATGCTGCGGGCGACGGGCTACGAAGTGCGCCAGGCCAGTGGCGAAGACGACACCATTGCCGCCGTCGAGGCCGATCCGCCCGATCTGATTGTGCTGGCGGTTGACCAGTTCGATACCGCCGCCATGCGGCTGTGTCACCGGCTCAAAAAGCGGCCCCAAACCCGCCAGGTGGCCGTAGCCGTGGTCGGCCAGGACCAGGCTCTGGCCCGGCGGCTGCGGGCCTTTGAGTTTGGCGTGGTCGACTACATCGATCAGTCCCTGTGGGTAGAGGAGGTCGCTGCCCGCATCAAAGCTCAGGTAGCCACCCACCGGCTCCAGCGGCGACTGCGCCAGCAAGCCCAGCGGGCGGTCTCGGCGGGCAGCGCCACCAATTTGCTGACCGACCTGCAAAAGGCGCTGCGCCGCCAGGCCCAGCTGCTCAAGGCCCAGAACCAGCAGCTGCAGCAGGAAATGCAGGAGCGCGAGCAGGCCCAGCAGGCGCTCCGCCTGGAGCAGCAAAAGTCTGAACAGCTGTTGCTCAACATCTTGCCGCGGGCTGTGGTGGACAAGCTCAAGCAGCTAGAGGGGTCGCTGGCAGAGCGCTTTGACGATGTCACCATCCTGTTTGCCGACATCGTCAACTTCACTCCTCTGGCGGCCCAGATCAGCCCCCTGGAGCTGGTCAACTGGCTCAACCAAATTTTCTCGGCCTTTGATCGCCTGGCGGAACAGTACCAGCTCGAAAAAATTAAAACCATTGGCGACGCCTACATGGTGGTGGGCGGCCTGCCCCTTCCCCGCCTCGACCACGCCGAAATCGTGATGGAAATGGCCCTGGCCATGCAGGCGGCGGCCGCCCACATCACCCGCAACGACGGCCAGGAGTTTCAGCTCCGCATCGGCATCAACACCGGCCCGGTGGTGGCTGGGGTGATTGGCATTAAAAAGTTTAGCTACGACCTCTGGGGCGATGCCGTGAACATTGCCAGCCGCATGGAGTCCTGCGGAGTGCCGGGCAAGATTCAAATCACTGAGGCCACTTACGATCGCCTTAAACACCGCTACGCCTTCGAAGAGGTGGGCCAGGTGATGGTCAAGGGACATGGCTATTTGACCACCTACCAATACGTCGGCCCAGGGCAAAAAGCTTGA